Proteins found in one Fulvitalea axinellae genomic segment:
- a CDS encoding type I restriction enzyme HsdR N-terminal domain-containing protein produces the protein MEKLNLPEFDFKLRKAGNNVEIFDALRKKFLVLTPEEWVRQHFVRTLTEHCGYPKALIKTEGGMKVNRLAKRTDILVYSRQGEPHLLVECKAPHVKIDESVFAQASRYNSVLGAPYVVLTNGLRHLSFSVSEEGYNPMEQIPSFP, from the coding sequence ATGGAAAAATTGAATTTGCCAGAGTTTGACTTCAAGCTCCGCAAAGCGGGAAATAATGTTGAGATCTTTGATGCGCTCCGCAAGAAATTTTTGGTGCTGACACCGGAAGAATGGGTAAGGCAACATTTTGTGCGTACGTTGACCGAACATTGCGGATATCCCAAAGCTTTGATAAAAACGGAAGGGGGGATGAAGGTAAACCGGTTGGCAAAACGAACTGATATCTTGGTGTATTCAAGACAAGGTGAGCCACATTTGTTGGTCGAGTGCAAGGCGCCGCATGTAAAAATCGATGAGAGTGTTTTCGCTCAGGCTTCCCGGTATAACAGCGTCTTGGGAGCGCCGTATGTGGTATTGACGAACGGTCTGCGCCATTTGAGTTTTTCCGTGAGCGAGGAAGGTTATAACCCGATGGAACAAATCCCTTCATTTCCCTGA
- a CDS encoding T9SS type A sorting domain-containing protein, which translates to MNRFAFFFVALFVVFSGFQSVFAQNQLEIYMDGSVTHKGNQLLIPIKVKGFTDVRTMQFTLEWDPQGFSYKKVSSYGVSGLGEGNFGTNRVDNGVLTVSWDDPSGGSVSLADGEKIFILRLEVIGKVWQDYKVQVTGSPTAIEFTDRNGDEFSVVSTPGVFHINDPEAVKLSVKESVGLWRESVEVPITASHFQGVKGMSFTLSWDKSLADFVDVTGINIPGVDVSNFKKNFLGHGLLGFDWDGTTPVSLDPNAELFRVILKLKGDPGSEFPVKFTDEYIGYDFLGEDDSKKNYYLTDSKVSVATQGEVRGKVLDLDGKPVPGVSVASELPETTALTDTEGSFKLILEANQAHTVQVTSKVEELSIENIDIVDVLAIRRHVAGVESIDAKERFVAADVNSDEQVSLLDLNSIKEIVLGSKDRFEGEQGVFKTKEYEGAPKEWPSEINLTADALWSGVDFLKIPFGDVVRSSTENESIQKFSLKGTRDGNKVVLAFQAEEFESVAGFQTCLKWDVDKIEFKSAEKSGLDLSFFQLADKSGLRVLWDSPSGKPETLTEESPIAKLEFVLKDEDVEDVSALFSWGDNAFPSKAVTAGLEVMEMEFLETDVELVVHRDFLFPPRPNPVVGKSVLEFDLVNGGDVALELVNLEGKVVWSGTIKAEPGRTTLEWEPDSALVSGWYILRLMADGFVATERLLLQR; encoded by the coding sequence ATGAATCGTTTTGCCTTTTTCTTCGTTGCCCTTTTTGTTGTTTTTTCCGGTTTTCAGAGTGTGTTCGCCCAAAACCAGCTTGAAATTTATATGGACGGAAGCGTTACCCACAAGGGAAATCAGCTTCTGATACCCATAAAAGTAAAGGGTTTTACTGATGTGAGAACCATGCAGTTTACTCTGGAGTGGGATCCGCAAGGCTTTTCCTATAAGAAGGTCTCGTCATATGGGGTGTCCGGGCTAGGTGAGGGGAATTTCGGGACAAATAGGGTTGACAACGGTGTTTTGACAGTCTCTTGGGACGACCCTTCGGGCGGTTCGGTTAGCTTGGCCGACGGTGAAAAGATTTTTATTCTCCGACTCGAAGTTATCGGTAAGGTTTGGCAAGACTACAAAGTGCAGGTGACCGGATCGCCGACAGCGATAGAATTTACGGATCGGAATGGCGATGAGTTTTCAGTTGTGTCAACTCCTGGTGTTTTTCATATAAATGATCCTGAAGCGGTAAAGCTGAGCGTAAAAGAATCCGTAGGGCTTTGGCGTGAAAGCGTAGAGGTACCGATCACGGCATCTCATTTCCAAGGAGTGAAAGGAATGTCGTTTACTCTTTCTTGGGACAAGTCTTTGGCGGATTTTGTTGATGTTACAGGCATAAACATTCCTGGTGTTGATGTTTCGAATTTTAAAAAGAATTTTCTAGGTCACGGTTTGTTGGGATTTGATTGGGATGGGACGACACCAGTAAGTCTTGACCCAAATGCCGAACTCTTTCGAGTTATCTTAAAATTAAAAGGCGATCCCGGAAGCGAATTTCCGGTAAAATTCACAGATGAGTACATTGGTTACGATTTTTTAGGCGAAGACGATTCCAAGAAGAATTACTATTTGACAGATTCCAAAGTGTCGGTGGCAACCCAAGGCGAGGTCAGGGGGAAAGTGTTGGATTTGGACGGTAAACCCGTTCCAGGCGTATCAGTTGCGAGTGAACTGCCGGAAACGACAGCCTTGACGGATACGGAAGGTTCGTTTAAACTTATTTTGGAGGCTAATCAGGCCCATACGGTACAAGTTACCTCAAAAGTAGAAGAGTTGTCCATTGAGAATATTGATATAGTGGATGTTCTCGCAATTCGAAGGCATGTGGCCGGCGTGGAGTCTATTGATGCTAAAGAGCGGTTTGTGGCGGCGGACGTGAATTCTGACGAACAGGTGTCATTGCTAGACCTTAATTCAATAAAAGAGATCGTTCTTGGCTCAAAAGATCGTTTTGAGGGAGAGCAAGGAGTGTTTAAGACGAAAGAATACGAAGGCGCTCCGAAAGAATGGCCAAGCGAGATAAATCTTACCGCTGATGCGCTTTGGAGCGGTGTCGATTTCTTGAAAATTCCTTTTGGCGATGTTGTTCGCTCCTCTACCGAAAATGAGTCCATCCAGAAATTTTCTTTGAAAGGAACCAGGGATGGGAATAAGGTCGTTTTGGCCTTTCAGGCCGAAGAGTTTGAGTCAGTTGCCGGTTTTCAGACTTGTTTGAAATGGGATGTTGATAAAATAGAATTCAAATCGGCTGAAAAATCAGGGCTTGACCTTTCATTTTTCCAGCTGGCGGATAAGTCAGGGCTTCGGGTGCTTTGGGATTCCCCTTCGGGTAAACCGGAGACTTTGACTGAAGAATCACCAATTGCTAAGCTTGAGTTTGTGTTGAAAGATGAAGATGTAGAAGACGTGTCCGCATTGTTTTCTTGGGGAGACAATGCCTTTCCTTCAAAAGCCGTTACCGCTGGTTTGGAGGTAATGGAAATGGAATTTTTGGAGACGGATGTGGAATTGGTCGTTCACCGCGATTTTCTTTTTCCACCTAGGCCAAACCCAGTTGTCGGGAAAAGTGTTCTTGAGTTTGATCTGGTCAACGGCGGTGATGTTGCGCTGGAATTGGTCAATCTTGAAGGCAAGGTAGTTTGGAGTGGTACGATAAAAGCTGAACCGGGCCGTACAACCCTAGAATGGGAACCTGACTCGGCATTAGTGAGTGGTTGGTATATTCTAAGGCTAATGGCTGACGGCTTTGTGGCTACGGAGCGACTTTTGCTTCAGCGTTGA